A window of Chryseobacterium shandongense genomic DNA:
AGCTTTTTGAAGCACAACCGCAAGACCGCCTTTAATGATAATTTCGGCAGCACCTTTATAAATCATTTTAGCAGGAACAAGGTAAGCGTCATTGGTATATAATGTAATATTTGACTGATGGTTTTTCTTAGCATCTGCTTCCATATTTTTTGGAAAATGAACGGCACCAAAGATTTTTCCTTCTTTCATTAGCTTTTCAATTTCCGCATTGCTAAAAACCACTTGGGTGAAATGGATGTTTTCATTCTGTTCCATCATATCTGTAAGCGTTCTTGAAACAGAAGAACCATCTTCATCCCAAACCGCCATCGGAAGCTCTCTCGCAAATTGTTTCTGATAAATAAAACCGTAAAACAGGAAAATAATGGGCGGAATAACCAGCAAAACCACATAGAAATTGGGAATCGAAAAAATTCGTTTCCACTCCCGTACCATGATGATGCTGATTTCTTTCAAACGTACAATTTTAAATTAATTACGGTAAAATAAGCTGCGCTGTCATTCCGGACCGAAGCCCCTTTACAGATTGGAGATTTTCCGGCTTCACTTTGATCTGGAAGGTTCTCAGCTCAAATTCTCCGTTCTGCTTTTCCGGAACCCAGTCAGCGTAGCCTAAAGCCGGAGCAAGCTCAGAAACTTTGCCTTTCATTGTTTCGGGTATGCAGCCCGGAATTTTTATCGTTACCAGACTTCCTTTATCAATTTTTGCCATTTGATTCTGACGAAGATTGAATTTCACAAAAAATGAATCGTCTTTTTGAATGGTCATCATCGGATATCCCGCATTCACCATTTCGCCTTTTTTAGAAACGATAGTTGATATTGTACCTGATATCGGAGCTTTTAAAGAAGCATTATCTTTAATCTCCTGAGTAAGCTTTTCAGCTTTTTCTGCCTGATTAAAAATTGCCTGCGCAGAGTTTTTCATCTCCTTGTTGCTTCCTCTTTCCAGAAGCTGTACATTCAGCTTTGCGGTTTCCAGCTCTTTTTGGGCAGCCTTATATTTAAAATAAATCACATCCCTTTCCTGACCGGAAACCACTCCTTCGGCATACAGATTCTGAAAGCGGCTGTAGGTTTTAGACATCAGGTCCATCTGCTGCTGCGCAATCTGCTGAAGATTTTTTGCAGAGGCCAATACTTCCGGTTCTACGCCACGGTTTACCTTATCCATTTGATTTCGTGCGATTTCAACGGCATCTGCAACCTGAGACTGAATGGTCTCAATCTCAGAAGTTTTCATCCGGGCCACAATCTGATTTTCTTTCACCTCATCTCCTTCCTTTACCGGAATATCAAGAACACGCCCGGGAAGAGAAGCTGAAACATCTACAAATTCAGCATCTACCATCCCGATGACTGCATCCTTCGGAACATCAGCTGATTTATCTTTCAGAAGATAGATAAGAGCTGCTGCAAGTATGACAATCGGAATAAAAACAGCCCAATAGTTTTTTATAAAATTCTTCATCTGTTTCTTGTTGATGTTTTGGATTGTATCCGTTTAATTTCGTTTATTTTAAATATATGTTCAGTTTCATTCAGATCTATCATCAGGGAATATAGTTCGTAATATTCTCAGGATTTCCTGTAATATAAAAATAAGTTGCCAGAGCGGTCTGATACGCTACAAGTGACGTGTAGTAAAGCTTTTCGGTTTCATATTGCAGCTGTAATGCATCATTAACATCTTTTACGGAAGACAGGCTGTTTTCCATTCTTTTTCTTATCATTTCCGTTGTGGTGTATGCCTGTTTTCGGGAAGCATTGAAAGTTTCACTCTGTTCTTTAAGGCTTACCAGTTTATTCTCTGCTATTTTAGTAGCGAGATTTACGGATTTCTGCTTTTGCTCAATGAGAAGATCAGCTTCTTTTACCAAAGACTGAGAGGCAAGATTTTTAGAACGCCTTTCGGGATCGAAAAGAGTCCATTGCATTTCAATACCAACCAGCCATGGAGGCGTAATTACGGGCAGGTCTTTTCTGAAAAACTGAACATTTCCGATAGCAAATACATTAGGCCTCGACAATGACTTGGTGATATCCAGACCTGTCTCCGTTTCTGCTTTTTTACTTTGAAGAAGTTTAACATCCGCATTGGCAGATTCTGATGAGAAAACAGGAATTTCTGTAGATTCATTCAGCTTTTCGGTAATTTCTACCGGCTCATCAAGAGGAATTCCCATCATATCTTTTAAAATAAACATGGCATTTTCCTTTTCCATGGTTAAACTTTTCAGATTGGTTTCGCCGTGCATTCTGGCAATATCTGCCCAGTTTTTCTGATAGGGCGGGATAATTTCTGCTTTGAGAAGGTTTCCGGCATAAGCTTCATTTTTCTGAAGAGATTCGAGGCTGTTCTTTTGTTTATCAATCATTGAATTCAGGTACATCACCTGAATATATTGCAAAGCGATATTGTATGCCGTAAGATCTTTTGAAGACTCAAGGTTGGCTTCGCCGCTTTTCACCTGCTCTTCGGAAAGTTTCCGGGACGATTTCAGCTTTCCACCCAGATAAATAGGCTGCCGCACGACGAGCCCGGCCAGGAAATAACTTTGCTTGGTAATTTCGGGATTGTAATTGGGATAAACAGCACCGATAATGTCTTTTGAGGTTTGATAAATAACATCCTGCACCTGCTGGGAAAGCGGATTGCCTGTAATCTGCTGATAGACTGTATTGGCTGAATACACTGCCTGATTGGCCGACCCTTCTACCACACCATCTTTCACCTGCTGCAGATTGATTTGGAGAGGTTCACCGATGTAGTTGTAACCTGCCAGAAGATCTAGCTTTGGAAGTCCGTTATTTTTTCCTGCTGCCATAAGCTTCTGCCGGGTTTCAAGCGACTGTTCGGCAAGCTTTATCACGGTATTGTTTTGCTGTGCTTTTTCAATGCAATATTTTAAAGAAAACTGCTGACAAAAAATTTTTGCTGAAAACATCAAAAAAAGCGACACAGAAGTTGTCTTTATGCTCATAACATTTGTGAATGGTGGTTAATTTTTTCAGAACACTAACAAATTTAACGAAAAAGTACCACATCCGGAATACATTGAACTACTAAAATAAGATCAAGTGAATAATTTTAATCACTTCCTCATATTAGCATATTGAAAATTTTATTTCACTATAATTATTAAATATTAACACTAATAAGTATTTTTGAATAACTAAATACAAATTAATGAGAAAATTATTATCAACTCTTTTATTCGCTTCGATATTTGGTAATTCTCAAATACACACTACTTATTTGTGGCATATGCACCAGCCTACTTACTGGGGAGAAACGAGCCAGAATAATCCCAACCGTTATCAACTGGTAAAGGAAAGCCAGGATTTAAAAATGAGCGGCGGAAATATCTATTCTGACGGACTGGCACATCCATTAAATGACCTTGAACAGATTTTCAGCCTGCCCGACCGTGTGAATGCCTATCAATACCAGCCTAAAAATGCAGTTCAAAGTATCAGCTTATATCCAAAAGCAGGTGCCCAGATGACGTATGGAGGAGAATCTGAACTTATGTAATCGTAAAAACAACTTTTGGCTGCCTGAATAATAAATCGAAAGGCATCCGGTTTTTATAAATATTTTTCTCAAATCCGGAGACGGTATATATTGTATCTTTATTTTCTCTGGCAAAAGACAAAAGTCCATCCTTATCTTTGTTTGCTGTATTTTGATTTGGAAAATCAATGGAAAAATGGGCATTTTCATCTTTCATAAATAATGATATCTTATTGAAGGAGCCCTTTAAGATATATAGCCTGACGGTAGTTGTGAGATCTGTAGTATACTCTAAATCTGTAATATTGTTAGTTTCTATATGCAGCTGCGGCCAGTTGGGAATAATTTCAGAATGTAGCGCAAAACCGGAATAGGCTATTTTATAATCGAAAACTTCTTTGAAAGAAGAATTATGAAGCACATATCTTTTAAAATCCCTGATTGTAAAATCGCTCCCTATACTAAATATTCCGAAAAGCATTGATAGCATCCAGGCATTATCCAGCTTGAAATACCGCAACGAACCTTCAGGAAGTATTGTTTCATCCGGGAAAAGATAATAATACGGAAAATCAACAAACTTGACGGTACTGATGATAAAGTTCCTGATGAGATCGGGAAGCTGCCTTATACTATAGTCGACTGGTAAGTTAATCGGGCCGTATTCCTGATTCTGAGAAAGTATCAATTCATTCAACCTAAGCTGATGCTTCCACTTTTTGATCTCTTGTAGTACTTTAACATTATTCATAACCATAAGTCTACCCAGCTGCCACGCCGCTGCATAGCCAAGATCAAGCATATTTGTATCTTTATTGTAGAATATCATTTTTTCCGAATGATCCGGAATGTTTTCCCCTAAATCAATACCTTCTTCCGCAACCTCACTGAACCCCTTAAAAACTACATGATGCCCGCTTCTAACGAATGGTCCCTGATACCAGGAAACTACTTTTCCGCCTGATTTAAGATGATGAAGTAACGGTATTTTACCCAGACCTATCACCTCTTCAATCCATTTATTGCCCATTAAATTTTTATGATAGCCAATTTCGGAAAACGTAAGCTCATCGAGCAGTCCTTTCAGAGTTTTACCTTCATACTTAAATAATGATAAGATTTCTGTTCTTTTTTTCTCACCAGAATTAATATCGTTGAGAATACTTCCAAAACGGGATTTATTTTTAGCCAAAAATGCAAACAATTCATCTTCACCATAAAGCACCGGATTTTCGGATTTACTTTTCCGAGCTGCAGTCTGCTTATATAATCCGCTAAATTTCAGATCATTAAACTGATAAGCATTGTTTACAAATGTTTCAAATTGCCATTGGTAAAGAATCATCAGCAAATCTGTTTTTTCCCCCGAAAGCCTGAAAGTATTTCCCGATCGCGTAAGGTAAGAGCAGACAAAAGCGCTGTATTTTTTTCCTGGAAAAGCCATTCTTTTCGAAAGCACAACGGAAGTCTGCCAAGGGGAATTCCCGTTGTTCTGCTGATCTACCTGGATTCTTACATGAGCAAGATGCCTCATTTCATAAGCATCCGGTAAAAGGTGCATCCTGCTTTTTGGAACTTCGAGGTACCTAAATTCCTTATCTTTTTGATATAAGGGATCGAGATTGGAAGTATTGCCGTTTTTAACTGTAATTTTTGCTGAATCTGTACTTCCTGATTCCTGATCGAGCTCGTCTTCCTCAAAAAGTGTCAGAAAAAGATAGGGTATTCTTTCGCCCTCTGCTTTGAATTCAAAATCCCAGGGAAGAGAGCTTCTCACGAACTGGACCATAGGAAAAGCACCTGCGTAATTACCTTGTCCTTCTTTCGGTGGATAAACCGATATTATTTCCGTCTGAGGAATCTGGCTTACAAATCCTGAAACAATAAAATCTATTGATGATGAAGCTGTAAGAATCTCATTTTCAGATTTAACATTGATGCGGTATTTTCCTGCAGCAACCTGCGGAATATGTGAAGAGGCAACAGTTATCGTTTTTTCAGCCATTAGTTATATATTAATTGAATAGCTAATAATCTCATTATCTGATGAGTATGAATACATTTCTTCATCAGAGAGCAAGTCGGTAAAATCCCATTCGTTTTCATCGAGGATTGTACTAAACCCTTTTTTATCCCGGCCTAAATTTTCAAAGGCAGATTTATCCTTTTCTTTTATTTTTCCTTTTTTAAATTCCTGAACTTTTGGACTGCTTTTTTGAGCATAGGTATAAAAGGTTTCATCATAATTTTCTAATTTTTGACCGGAAATCATTTCTCCAGTCTTTACTTCCGGAAACTTAACTACCGCTCCAGTTGTCAAATTTTTTATAAGACCGTCACCTGAAAGCACGGAATTTTGGGTTAAAGGTTCCCTGCTCCATAAAGCTTTAGGCATATTCTGCAAAACAGGTTCAATATTCCAGCATTTCTGTACCTGAGGCACACTCCCTTCCATGTACAGCACTTCAATAGTAACCTCATGTGTAAATGTTTTGGAATTGTGTCTTTGATAGGTAACTCCAAACGCAGTATTACAGGTTATTGCTTTTGTATCTTTCAGAGTTATTGATGTAAAAGGAATCTGACTGGTGACCTCCAGGACAAAATCTTTCGGATTCACTATGGCCGTTTCTTTATCATTATCTCTATCTGTTTCTTTGGAAATTTTGCCATTGGAAATATTCAATCTCAAATGATCATCAGGAATGAATTCCTTTTTAAACTCATGAATGGTAAGCTGTGTACTTCTGATAGCAGAGTTCCCAAATTTGACCGTGAAGCCATATCCCGCAACATTAAGATAGGCAATACCTTCTAGATCCGGTCCCCAAATGCTTAATCTTGCGTTGAGATTAACGTTGATATTGATTGCGAAAAACCAGAAATCAGCATACAGCCTTACATTAAACAACAACTCTAAATCAGCCTTATAACTAAAAGGCTTCCAAAAAATTATGAAATGAGCTTCAAGTTTTATTTCAACTTCGACACCAATGGTAAAAGTGAAAGTTTTGGACCCGATCCAATAATCAATAGTAACGCTTTTTGAAAGATCCAATGTGTAATTCAATCTTCCGATTAACCCGAACATTATTGCTTGAGGCGTCAAAGCAAAATACATCTGAAGTGCAGCCGAAAGATTTCCACGTCGTAATGAAAATCCTAAACGATATAGTTCTCCTGACGACGGATAATGTTTTGGCGCATTAAAATTAGGATGATATCCACCGATGGTAAATAAAAAATCACCTTTCAGACTTTCTGAAAACCACATGGCAAAAACAAAGCTTCCCTGCAGTTTAACCTCTTTAAAAATCAGATAACTTCCTTCTGTAATTTCTCCTCGCGCGATCACAAAACCTGAATTAAAATCTGCCTGTAATGAAAATGCAAACTTAATTTTGTACACTTCGGGAACTTCCATAACGCTTAACCCCAACATATTGAATACCAATCCGTTTTCAATATTAAGAGCAATAAGCGCGATGGTATCAATTATTTTAAATGACTGAAACCTTAATCCGATCATGATTACATAGGCTCCTTCTTTAGGCGGAATATAATGGTTCAGTCTTGAAAATATTTCTTTGATTCCTTCTCCGGGGCGTGGCCCGTTATTCTGGACGATCTGAATTAACGGAAAATTTTCAATCTCACTGATAGGCGGAAGTTTAAATTCGCGGTTCAATCCTAAACCAAGCGCAAAGCCTTTGATTTCAAATGCAGGATGCAGCGGAATTGTCAGTCCGAGATATCCGAATGCAAACAATGAAGAATACGTGCTTTGTTTTACATAAGAGCCCAATGCTATGATTTCAATTTTCTGAAGCTTAATGGTTAATAAACCGTTGTATTCTTCGCTTTTGGTCGATTGTTCACGATAAAAACCCCCATAGATTGAAAAAGCAGGCGATTTGTACTGAAGCGCCAATCCCTGGATTCCGAAAGAGGTTCCTTTGAAAAGTCCGGTAAGTAATTTTAGCGGATCGCTTTCTTTTTGTTTAGAATACGCTTTTATAGTTTCTAAATAATGATTAATGTTGAGCCCTACATTTAGCCCAATCACTTCAAACGAAAATCTTGAAATGGCAAGTCTTGCTGACAACTTAAGAAGTACCGATTTGTTTCCGTTCTGAAAATCGGTATCGGCTCCTACTTCAGTAATTTTGAAGACAGATTCTTTATTTTGCTGATTATTGTTTTGTGAGTCATTATCAGAATCAATATTCTGCAGATTTTCAGGATAGGTTAAACAAGTTTCTCCTTTTCCTGCATTATAGTTTATAAATACATTTTCACCTTCATTCAGCATCAAGGTTTTACCATCATCAGAAAACACTTTTAGTTGTGGAAATAACGATAATGAAAAATCTTCAGGATCAATTGTACTATTTATATCCTTCTTTTTCAGATACATAAATCCAATTCCTGAAATGGCATGTTCTGCCGGAATGTATTCTCCTACCAGCGGAAGATTGGAAAAAGCAATTGAATTGTTGATCCAGTAGCTAAACAAAGTGTATTTTCCGGTTTTAACAATATTGATTCTGACCTTTTTTTCAGCAAAATCTGCGGATATGGAAAATATATTTTCTTTCCCTTTCGGTAGTATCAATAACAATTCAACCTCTTCCGGCAGAATTCCTTCTATCATGGAAAAAAATGAAGCATCACCCACAAACTGCTGTACAATGGAAGCAATATCTTTGGTTTTTACACGCAGTATGGTTTCTCTATCTCCTACAGCTCCTGTAAGAATAAAGTTTTTATTAAAAAGCTGAACATCCGCCGAAAGGACTATCATTTTCGCGCTCATCTCATTTTGCTTTTATGATGTAATACACTGCGTGATATGGTGGCCTGTTCTCGTGTGATGACCCTTCGCCTGTACTTTGAATGGGAGTAGATGTTTTGGTGTTGAAAAATTTAGTATCAAATTTATCGTTTTTGTAATAGTAGACCGTACGATCCGTACCGTAAACACCATGCATTTCCTCTCTTCTCATCCACCCAAGATCAACGTCATTGAAAGGTTCATTATTGCTTTGGATTCCTGTAATATGATGCGTATGAGCCGGAATCTGACTCGTTTGCAGAATAACGGAATCCTGACCGCCAGTGCTGCCCAATGGATAATTGTTTCCTGCACCCACTAAAAAACGGTTTCTTAAATCCGGTACGTTCTCATGCTGCAATAAATGATACAGTTCCGGGTAAAGCTTCTCATCAATACTCTGTCCATCACACAGCAGCCAGTTTTCCGGGATATCTCTGGTATAGAAAGCTACAATACTTCCTACCGGACAGGAAAGCTCTTTTTTGGCTATGAAATTGAGTACAAAAGGAGTGCTGCCGTTATTGTAATCCTGAATATTTTCAAATTCGATCTGAAAAGGATAGGCTCCTTCTGGTATAATTTCAGATAAAGCATTTATTTTTAAACCACTGATTTTCAATCTTATAAATTCGTTCTGTTTGATTGTAAAGCTTTGATTGGTTTCCAGAAATACTTCATCGTGATCGCATTTAAAAACCAGCTCATTGATTTCTGTTAATTTATTTGCAGAAATTTGTTTTGCCTCGATTTTTATCAGGGGAATTGCATCTTTTGGAATCAGCTGCTTCCAGAACAGTGAGTTGAGTTTCATGCGGCCTTTAATTCCGTGGGATTCCTCGTGAATGAATTTCAGGTCGTATTCCGATTTGTTGATCAGATTAAGCTGTACAAGAATCTCAGTATTCGGTTTAATTTCAAAAGACGGTTCTCCCAACACCATAATTTCCAAAGGTATTGTTGTTTTTTTTGAAAGATCTTTAACGAAGACCAGCTTATCCATAGCCAGGCTTTCGCATACTTCAACAGGATTGTTATTTTCAAATATGGTAACATCCGTAATTTCGCACTGAACAAAAACCCTTTCCGTATTGGTGATATTAACCACCTGCATCTGTGGCAGATCGTATTCCAGCATGTTATCATGAAAAGCCAGTGAAATCTGAAGCTCATCGTACTCTTCTCTGATTTCAAATGAACTTTTACGGCTGTCATTTATTGTAAAAAATCCTTTTTTTAATTTTACATTGATCCTTGAGTTTCCGTCTCTTGCAGCAAAAGAATACCTGTCCGGTAATAATTTCAGGATATATTTTTCATCTCTGCGGTCAAAAACCTGAATTCCCTTATATTCTTCATTCTGATATTCTGTATAGATTTCAAAGCTGATTT
This region includes:
- a CDS encoding TolC family protein, translating into MSIKTTSVSLFLMFSAKIFCQQFSLKYCIEKAQQNNTVIKLAEQSLETRQKLMAAGKNNGLPKLDLLAGYNYIGEPLQINLQQVKDGVVEGSANQAVYSANTVYQQITGNPLSQQVQDVIYQTSKDIIGAVYPNYNPEITKQSYFLAGLVVRQPIYLGGKLKSSRKLSEEQVKSGEANLESSKDLTAYNIALQYIQVMYLNSMIDKQKNSLESLQKNEAYAGNLLKAEIIPPYQKNWADIARMHGETNLKSLTMEKENAMFILKDMMGIPLDEPVEITEKLNESTEIPVFSSESANADVKLLQSKKAETETGLDITKSLSRPNVFAIGNVQFFRKDLPVITPPWLVGIEMQWTLFDPERRSKNLASQSLVKEADLLIEQKQKSVNLATKIAENKLVSLKEQSETFNASRKQAYTTTEMIRKRMENSLSSVKDVNDALQLQYETEKLYYTSLVAYQTALATYFYITGNPENITNYIP
- a CDS encoding DUF6603 domain-containing protein, with the protein product MSAKMIVLSADVQLFNKNFILTGAVGDRETILRVKTKDIASIVQQFVGDASFFSMIEGILPEEVELLLILPKGKENIFSISADFAEKKVRINIVKTGKYTLFSYWINNSIAFSNLPLVGEYIPAEHAISGIGFMYLKKKDINSTIDPEDFSLSLFPQLKVFSDDGKTLMLNEGENVFINYNAGKGETCLTYPENLQNIDSDNDSQNNNQQNKESVFKITEVGADTDFQNGNKSVLLKLSARLAISRFSFEVIGLNVGLNINHYLETIKAYSKQKESDPLKLLTGLFKGTSFGIQGLALQYKSPAFSIYGGFYREQSTKSEEYNGLLTIKLQKIEIIALGSYVKQSTYSSLFAFGYLGLTIPLHPAFEIKGFALGLGLNREFKLPPISEIENFPLIQIVQNNGPRPGEGIKEIFSRLNHYIPPKEGAYVIMIGLRFQSFKIIDTIALIALNIENGLVFNMLGLSVMEVPEVYKIKFAFSLQADFNSGFVIARGEITEGSYLIFKEVKLQGSFVFAMWFSESLKGDFLFTIGGYHPNFNAPKHYPSSGELYRLGFSLRRGNLSAALQMYFALTPQAIMFGLIGRLNYTLDLSKSVTIDYWIGSKTFTFTIGVEVEIKLEAHFIIFWKPFSYKADLELLFNVRLYADFWFFAININVNLNARLSIWGPDLEGIAYLNVAGYGFTVKFGNSAIRSTQLTIHEFKKEFIPDDHLRLNISNGKISKETDRDNDKETAIVNPKDFVLEVTSQIPFTSITLKDTKAITCNTAFGVTYQRHNSKTFTHEVTIEVLYMEGSVPQVQKCWNIEPVLQNMPKALWSREPLTQNSVLSGDGLIKNLTTGAVVKFPEVKTGEMISGQKLENYDETFYTYAQKSSPKVQEFKKGKIKEKDKSAFENLGRDKKGFSTILDENEWDFTDLLSDEEMYSYSSDNEIISYSINI
- a CDS encoding HlyD family secretion protein; the encoded protein is MKNFIKNYWAVFIPIVILAAALIYLLKDKSADVPKDAVIGMVDAEFVDVSASLPGRVLDIPVKEGDEVKENQIVARMKTSEIETIQSQVADAVEIARNQMDKVNRGVEPEVLASAKNLQQIAQQQMDLMSKTYSRFQNLYAEGVVSGQERDVIYFKYKAAQKELETAKLNVQLLERGSNKEMKNSAQAIFNQAEKAEKLTQEIKDNASLKAPISGTISTIVSKKGEMVNAGYPMMTIQKDDSFFVKFNLRQNQMAKIDKGSLVTIKIPGCIPETMKGKVSELAPALGYADWVPEKQNGEFELRTFQIKVKPENLQSVKGLRSGMTAQLILP
- a CDS encoding phage tail protein yields the protein MNKEIFYCSLDQFDSSNAVINTWAESRKDVTIKSDIKNPELPLVSFDRFKGSFLRIRNKTMLHVMPGNDDLLFGNHTLSVNVFLNISTIAESGKNNFILFEMKVDEFLITFYLVKNSEKSIIAEIYVGCRMAEDHEETADISIDQKTGIEISLDYWYNFNLNINKKGVLELSVLYVNSVLNSGTVSDNLAGAFHLDLNEATDIENINFRKILALIFGSENNKGEFNVSDLYLFKGLNDEELWRYIEKGVNVSSKYTYRSKISFEIYTEYQNEEYKGIQVFDRRDEKYILKLLPDRYSFAARDGNSRINVKLKKGFFTINDSRKSSFEIREEYDELQISLAFHDNMLEYDLPQMQVVNITNTERVFVQCEITDVTIFENNNPVEVCESLAMDKLVFVKDLSKKTTIPLEIMVLGEPSFEIKPNTEILVQLNLINKSEYDLKFIHEESHGIKGRMKLNSLFWKQLIPKDAIPLIKIEAKQISANKLTEINELVFKCDHDEVFLETNQSFTIKQNEFIRLKISGLKINALSEIIPEGAYPFQIEFENIQDYNNGSTPFVLNFIAKKELSCPVGSIVAFYTRDIPENWLLCDGQSIDEKLYPELYHLLQHENVPDLRNRFLVGAGNNYPLGSTGGQDSVILQTSQIPAHTHHITGIQSNNEPFNDVDLGWMRREEMHGVYGTDRTVYYYKNDKFDTKFFNTKTSTPIQSTGEGSSHENRPPYHAVYYIIKAK